One Phyllostomus discolor isolate MPI-MPIP mPhyDis1 chromosome 10, mPhyDis1.pri.v3, whole genome shotgun sequence genomic window carries:
- the SEC61G gene encoding protein transport protein Sec61 subunit gamma, which produces MDQVMQFVEPSRQFVKDSIRLVKRCTKPDRKEFQKIAMATAIGFAIMGFIGFFVKLIHIPINNIIVGG; this is translated from the exons ATGGACCAGGTAATGCAGTTCGTCGAGCCCAGCCGGCAGTTTGTGAAGGACTCAATCCGGCTGGTGAAGAGGTGCACCAAACCCGATAGAAAAG AGTTCCAGAAGATTGCCATGGCAACAGCAATAGGATTTGCTATAATGGGGTTCATCGGCTTTTTTGTGAAATTGATCCATATCCCCATTAATAACATCATTGT gggTGGCTGA